A part of Arthrobacter dokdonellae genomic DNA contains:
- a CDS encoding NERD domain-containing protein, with amino-acid sequence MRLIPPDPDFSEGQLAEKAVWDLLRAELPDDVVLAHSVQVRNGRAEHEIDILVLWPGVGLAAIEVKGGLVTNAGGQWFQSGGPDGKRKLPDPLAQSQGSMHAFKEWLQDQLGSHLTSRFVYMAALPYSAVPQDWVRAGNPRVLILDQDDCRNPAELIRHAIESEGGGTGPLAPSFLERIVPRLEGNLDQPDANAAGQGELEDQQDQLTERQAVLLAATRSLTRVRFTGGAGSGKTWLALQKARQLCKDGKRVGLFCYNKGLGMYFQLQVAGWKSARPAFIGEFHEYVVSLGVPEGTGQDYFDVEMPRLLKELAQGMPLGDKFDAIIVDEAQDFAPSWWDALRACLKEPDASEIYAFMDDGQDVYRRWDSTAALPDLVPIHVDDNLRNTRKIAETFKGFAGDKFMPRGSTGLAVRRVECSPDDAMEVAGDCVDVLIEDGWANNQIALLTTNSRHPIHQEHFDNGTLNEYWREFHANEAEFYGHVLGFKGLERSVVILCVDGFRDIERAAERLYVGLSRARCLLVVVGDSERLRQAGGNQLDLALGRAQRWSPCAD; translated from the coding sequence TTGCGCCTCATCCCGCCAGACCCGGATTTCAGCGAGGGCCAACTTGCCGAGAAGGCGGTCTGGGACCTCCTGCGGGCCGAGCTGCCGGACGACGTCGTGCTGGCGCACTCGGTGCAAGTCCGCAATGGCCGGGCGGAACACGAGATCGACATTTTGGTCCTGTGGCCCGGCGTCGGACTGGCAGCCATCGAGGTCAAGGGCGGGCTTGTCACCAACGCGGGCGGGCAGTGGTTTCAGTCCGGCGGTCCCGACGGGAAGCGGAAGCTGCCGGACCCACTCGCCCAGTCCCAAGGGTCCATGCACGCCTTCAAGGAATGGCTCCAAGACCAACTCGGCTCGCACCTAACCAGCCGCTTTGTCTACATGGCCGCCCTCCCTTACTCCGCGGTGCCACAGGACTGGGTGAGGGCCGGCAACCCCCGCGTCCTCATTCTTGACCAGGACGACTGCAGGAACCCTGCCGAGCTGATCCGCCATGCGATTGAGTCCGAAGGCGGAGGGACCGGACCTTTGGCGCCGTCGTTCCTGGAACGCATCGTGCCCAGGCTCGAGGGAAATCTCGACCAGCCCGACGCGAACGCGGCCGGACAGGGCGAACTGGAGGACCAGCAGGACCAGCTGACGGAGCGGCAGGCGGTATTGCTGGCTGCGACGCGGTCGCTCACCCGGGTCAGGTTCACCGGTGGCGCCGGAAGCGGCAAGACGTGGCTCGCGCTGCAAAAGGCAAGACAATTGTGCAAGGACGGCAAGCGGGTGGGACTGTTCTGCTACAACAAGGGGCTGGGCATGTACTTCCAGCTTCAGGTGGCCGGATGGAAGAGCGCCAGGCCCGCCTTCATCGGCGAATTCCACGAATATGTGGTCTCGTTGGGCGTGCCCGAAGGAACCGGCCAGGACTATTTCGACGTCGAAATGCCACGGCTGCTCAAGGAACTGGCCCAGGGCATGCCGCTGGGCGACAAATTTGACGCGATCATCGTGGACGAGGCCCAGGACTTCGCGCCGAGCTGGTGGGACGCCTTGCGGGCCTGCCTCAAGGAGCCGGACGCGTCGGAAATCTACGCCTTCATGGACGACGGGCAGGATGTGTACCGGCGCTGGGATTCCACAGCGGCCCTGCCGGACCTGGTCCCGATCCACGTTGACGACAACCTGCGCAACACGAGGAAGATCGCCGAGACGTTCAAGGGCTTCGCTGGGGACAAGTTCATGCCCCGGGGCAGCACCGGCCTGGCCGTCCGGCGCGTGGAGTGCTCCCCCGACGACGCCATGGAGGTGGCCGGCGACTGCGTTGACGTCCTGATCGAGGACGGCTGGGCCAACAACCAGATCGCCCTCCTGACCACCAATTCGCGCCACCCGATCCACCAGGAGCACTTCGACAACGGCACCCTCAACGAGTATTGGCGCGAATTCCATGCCAACGAAGCCGAGTTCTACGGCCACGTCCTCGGGTTCAAGGGCTTGGAGCGATCCGTCGTGATCCTCTGTGTGGACGGCTTCCGCGACATTGAGCGCGCCGCCGAACGTCTGTACGTGGGACTCTCGAGGGCCCGGTGCCTGCTGGTGGTGGTCGGCGACTCCGAACGGCTTCGGCAGGCCGGAGGGAACCAGCTGGACCTGGCGTTGGGCCGGGCGCAGCGGTGGAGTCCCTGCGCCGACTGA
- a CDS encoding ATP-binding protein: MTQLFLATPDPVRITESLRDTGYVLNTAVADIVDNSIAAQASIIRIELVHDPLGRVRFSIVDNGIGMDSEGLVNALRYGSDHRDDPASLGKFGLGLKTASTAFARRIRLTSRQQPGPLTSAIWDLDRVSEIGWNVEVTDQIIPGDRAILDAVSTTSGTMVRWETIDRVIKEYKDPTGARAKTALKKAVQSLTDHLAMVFQRFLDPVDDRANTVEIFLNSQRVEAWNPFGHNAECLLDDEQIVDTQYGDATFHVKAFVMPRRAEILASLGDRADVTARLYNPYQGIYVYRENRLIHGPDWLGFWAQEPHFTLARVELSFGYELDDAFQIDLKKSRISLDTSLSEYLNKALSGPRREAEMRYRDGQRSKLKSLDEKDVHAPSNATIEDKSKTLSKPTLVYTDDATGKAEIVNENGTVLVDYVPSTDQRLFLETVGSLDEGLLYRPAYIGKNPGVQISKSHAFYEKVYLPHRQAGATIQALDSLLWALAAAEFKVTDEPTLKVFEDIRYDVSRTLRKLVEDLPTPDMDN; this comes from the coding sequence GTGACCCAACTATTTCTAGCAACTCCTGATCCTGTTCGAATTACGGAATCTTTGCGCGACACAGGGTATGTTCTCAACACTGCCGTGGCAGACATCGTTGACAATTCTATTGCAGCGCAGGCGTCTATCATTAGGATCGAGTTGGTCCATGATCCACTTGGGCGAGTACGCTTCAGCATAGTTGACAATGGAATCGGCATGGATTCTGAGGGTCTTGTGAACGCACTAAGATATGGATCTGATCATCGGGACGATCCAGCCAGCTTGGGAAAATTTGGCCTTGGGTTGAAAACTGCATCGACTGCTTTTGCCCGAAGAATCCGCCTAACTTCCCGGCAGCAACCAGGTCCATTGACCTCAGCAATTTGGGATTTGGACCGTGTCTCCGAGATCGGTTGGAACGTTGAAGTAACGGATCAAATTATCCCCGGAGACCGGGCGATCCTTGATGCAGTTTCAACTACATCGGGAACAATGGTTCGTTGGGAGACGATCGATCGTGTTATTAAGGAATACAAGGATCCGACGGGGGCACGCGCGAAGACGGCACTGAAGAAGGCTGTCCAGTCACTTACCGATCATTTGGCCATGGTTTTTCAACGTTTTCTGGATCCAGTTGACGATCGCGCAAATACAGTAGAAATATTCCTGAATTCACAGAGGGTCGAAGCATGGAATCCATTTGGACATAACGCGGAATGTCTTCTGGACGACGAACAGATTGTGGACACCCAATACGGAGATGCTACTTTCCACGTCAAGGCATTCGTCATGCCTCGACGCGCTGAAATTCTGGCAAGTCTAGGTGACAGGGCTGATGTTACGGCACGGTTGTATAACCCCTACCAAGGTATATACGTATACCGCGAAAATCGTCTTATCCATGGCCCTGACTGGCTAGGCTTTTGGGCCCAAGAACCCCACTTCACACTGGCGCGCGTAGAGTTGTCATTTGGATATGAACTCGACGATGCATTTCAAATTGATCTTAAGAAATCTCGTATCTCGCTTGATACGAGTCTGAGCGAGTATTTGAACAAAGCATTGTCGGGGCCTCGTCGTGAAGCCGAAATGCGTTACCGTGACGGCCAGCGTAGCAAGCTGAAGTCTTTGGACGAAAAGGACGTACACGCACCGTCTAACGCGACAATAGAAGACAAGTCAAAGACTCTTTCGAAACCAACATTGGTTTATACTGATGATGCTACGGGCAAAGCGGAAATAGTCAACGAGAATGGAACGGTCTTGGTAGATTATGTTCCATCGACGGACCAGCGTCTATTCCTTGAGACGGTTGGATCTTTGGATGAAGGATTGCTTTATCGCCCCGCATACATCGGAAAGAATCCTGGGGTGCAAATAAGTAAGTCACACGCATTCTATGAAAAGGTCTACCTTCCTCACCGTCAGGCAGGAGCGACTATTCAGGCACTTGACTCGTTGCTTTGGGCTTTGGCCGCCGCGGAGTTCAAAGTTACAGATGAACCAACTTTGAAAGTCTTCGAAGACATTAGATACGACGTTAGTCGAACGCTCCGAAAACTAGTAGAGGACCTCCCCACACCCGATATGGACAACTAG
- a CDS encoding EcoRII N-terminal effector-binding domain-containing protein — protein sequence MSEREESVTKVLTANDLGLTGSHQAGIVVPKNEVMLNFFPSLDSNLINPRTTLSAIDFHTRELISLPYIYYNGNLHGTSTRNEYRITGLTAFFRVYGAAPGDEIHFTRTSSPSYVIQIQRPDPRGFDENAPEKTSKISLSGKWSTYKRIAK from the coding sequence GTGAGCGAGCGAGAAGAGTCAGTTACCAAAGTCCTAACAGCAAACGACCTAGGGCTGACAGGTAGCCATCAAGCTGGAATAGTAGTGCCTAAGAATGAGGTAATGCTCAATTTCTTTCCATCGCTTGATTCAAATTTGATTAATCCACGCACAACATTAAGTGCTATCGATTTCCACACACGGGAACTTATAAGTTTGCCATACATCTACTACAACGGCAATCTTCATGGCACGAGCACACGTAACGAATATCGCATAACCGGGCTAACGGCATTCTTTCGAGTATATGGCGCAGCACCAGGGGACGAGATTCATTTCACGAGAACGTCTTCACCATCATACGTAATTCAAATTCAAAGACCTGATCCACGAGGATTTGACGAGAATGCTCCGGAGAAAACGAGCAAAATCAGCCTTAGCGGAAAATGGTCGACATACAAAAGGATAGCCAAGTGA
- a CDS encoding DEAD/DEAH box helicase, which produces MDPHTRQIMLLENSEDNPRAIDARLIWQAEFDEVKNIDDVQVPAPSNVIPELRFASSMGELELSLRNSPTGHIILTLNLAQNDHTALEDFPFSDQIIVDDTWYCLDTLAVKALFDQFGSLKINLNKPLTAAEVLTLQWKESITSRIDYSAKIEYLNKGLESLGSLVHAHLYPYQESGASRLIGLSKSGLGGLLADEMGLGKTLQIITVLASYGSEGRSLVVCPASVVSNWHKEITKFAPHLTVHKHQGPKRAGSSLLLSNFNVVITSYETMIQDIHFLKGINWTSLSFDEAQYLKNPTTKRYKNVGIIPRKTTFAISGTPIENSLRDLWSIVQLIAPNFLPDLDTFISSYPDESWAASALGHRISPLVIRRTIEEVASSLPERIDSFIPVEMSRVHALTYDKVLSSDMPALAKLTTLRTCSSDLDPQVNNLKHQYLLELCSDIFSMNRKALIFASFSQTIDIISKSLKEYGPGLHVSIIDGRTPVSDRQDMIDAFSAYNGPAVLVLNPRAAGVGLNIQAASYVIHFNPEWNPAVVDQASARSYRTGQDKTVFVYYLYFENTIEQIMIERLEKKRQIQSVGMDAASIQPSPLELDRILKLSPIEEVT; this is translated from the coding sequence TTGGATCCACACACCAGGCAAATCATGCTGCTCGAAAATTCGGAAGACAACCCTCGCGCTATCGACGCTAGGCTCATATGGCAGGCAGAGTTCGACGAAGTGAAGAACATCGATGACGTCCAAGTACCAGCGCCCAGCAACGTCATTCCGGAACTCCGTTTTGCATCTTCAATGGGCGAATTAGAACTCAGCCTACGAAACAGTCCTACAGGCCACATTATTCTCACGCTAAATTTGGCACAAAATGATCACACCGCACTCGAAGACTTTCCATTTAGTGACCAAATCATTGTCGATGATACTTGGTATTGCCTGGATACATTGGCAGTCAAAGCCCTGTTTGATCAATTTGGATCATTGAAAATCAATCTCAACAAGCCATTAACGGCAGCAGAGGTACTCACTCTGCAATGGAAGGAATCGATCACTAGCAGAATAGACTATTCTGCTAAGATTGAGTATTTAAATAAAGGACTCGAGTCTCTGGGAAGTCTGGTCCACGCGCATCTCTATCCGTACCAAGAAAGCGGAGCCAGTCGACTGATCGGACTTTCAAAATCTGGACTCGGCGGACTATTGGCCGATGAAATGGGCCTCGGTAAAACCCTACAAATCATTACGGTGTTAGCAAGCTACGGCAGCGAGGGACGATCGCTTGTTGTTTGTCCGGCATCGGTCGTTTCCAACTGGCACAAGGAAATCACAAAATTCGCCCCGCATCTAACTGTACACAAGCATCAAGGGCCAAAAAGGGCTGGATCATCACTGCTGCTTTCCAATTTCAACGTCGTGATTACATCATATGAAACAATGATTCAGGATATCCATTTTCTAAAAGGAATAAATTGGACATCTCTTTCCTTCGACGAGGCACAGTATCTCAAAAACCCGACGACTAAACGATACAAGAATGTTGGGATAATTCCCCGGAAAACAACCTTTGCAATTAGCGGCACTCCAATCGAGAATTCGCTGCGCGACCTTTGGTCGATCGTCCAACTAATCGCGCCGAATTTTCTGCCGGATTTAGACACCTTCATCTCATCGTATCCTGATGAAAGCTGGGCTGCGAGTGCGCTGGGGCATAGAATATCACCACTTGTTATCAGACGAACAATAGAAGAGGTGGCCTCCTCACTTCCTGAAAGGATTGACTCCTTTATTCCAGTTGAAATGAGTCGCGTCCACGCTTTGACCTACGATAAAGTCTTGTCCTCGGATATGCCTGCGCTCGCCAAATTGACCACCCTCCGAACGTGCTCGTCAGACCTAGATCCGCAGGTCAATAATTTAAAGCATCAGTACCTATTAGAACTTTGCTCGGATATTTTCTCCATGAATCGAAAAGCATTGATCTTCGCCTCGTTTTCACAAACTATCGATATTATCTCGAAGTCATTGAAAGAATATGGGCCGGGCTTGCATGTGTCGATAATCGACGGACGTACACCGGTCTCAGACCGTCAAGATATGATAGACGCTTTCAGCGCATACAACGGTCCAGCAGTCTTGGTGCTCAACCCCCGCGCCGCCGGTGTAGGCCTGAATATTCAAGCGGCCAGTTACGTCATACATTTCAATCCTGAATGGAATCCTGCGGTTGTCGACCAAGCGTCCGCAAGATCATATCGCACGGGACAAGATAAGACCGTATTCGTATACTATTTGTATTTTGAAAATACCATTGAACAAATTATGATCGAACGACTAGAAAAAAAGCGACAAATACAGTCCGTAGGAATGGACGCAGCAAGTATTCAACCAAGTCCCTTGGAACTTGATCGAATCCTGAAATTATCGCCGATAGAGGAGGTAACGTGA
- a CDS encoding integrase core domain-containing protein: MTNSLSPQTRAAIINYDPTQPHALSVMEFCRSVKISRSVFYKIRGRAVHESTAALHPRSRAPKTPARKYGPAVVNELVKIRKQLKADGWDYGPRSIYYEASQQEKFPGGKVPSVATIARLLSSVGHVDAAPRKRPKSSYIPFVRATVMSLWQLDAFEYRLAGGQIVTVYQLLDDASRFDVGTAAYSRSENSADAKDVLERAITAYGPPREVLSDNSLAFNQLRAGRIGSVEIFLASKGTMPISGLPGKPTTQGKNERSHQTLLRFLDAHQPATLEQLQGRIHRFRDHYNNRRPHQSLDHATPRTAWDLLEHTPATEPIPLSVLEAKASHYSQVRARRQGDLDRATLTISKTGAILPDDNAQDKAADQSLVEITRANRQVYYQGFHVSLPMTYAGRLFYRTITDDSFLLTDPVTGEIVFSFPLPMVALNVRGRYVASYSVLGVQAAYSTKQWDRKREHYAEQFAHRQEEQPDVMATR; encoded by the coding sequence ATGACTAACTCTCTTTCACCCCAAACTCGCGCCGCGATCATCAACTACGATCCGACCCAGCCTCATGCACTGTCAGTCATGGAGTTTTGCCGTTCGGTCAAGATTTCGCGTAGCGTTTTCTATAAGATCCGCGGCCGGGCTGTCCATGAATCCACGGCGGCCCTTCACCCCCGCTCCCGTGCACCAAAGACTCCGGCTCGCAAATATGGCCCCGCGGTTGTCAACGAGTTAGTGAAGATCCGCAAGCAACTCAAGGCCGATGGTTGGGATTACGGCCCACGCTCAATTTATTACGAAGCTAGCCAGCAAGAGAAGTTCCCCGGCGGGAAGGTTCCCTCGGTCGCGACGATAGCCCGCCTGCTATCCAGCGTCGGCCACGTTGACGCAGCCCCCAGAAAGCGCCCGAAATCCTCGTACATCCCGTTCGTGCGCGCCACCGTGATGTCGTTGTGGCAACTCGATGCTTTCGAGTACCGACTCGCCGGCGGACAGATCGTCACCGTGTACCAGCTGCTCGATGACGCTTCCCGCTTTGATGTGGGCACAGCAGCGTATTCCCGTTCCGAGAACAGTGCCGATGCCAAGGACGTCCTCGAACGAGCCATCACTGCCTACGGTCCGCCCAGGGAAGTGCTTTCCGATAACTCTTTGGCATTCAATCAGCTGCGGGCCGGACGGATTGGTTCCGTGGAGATCTTCCTCGCCTCCAAAGGCACCATGCCCATCAGCGGGCTGCCGGGCAAACCCACCACGCAGGGGAAGAACGAGCGCTCCCACCAAACCCTGCTGCGGTTCCTCGATGCGCATCAGCCAGCTACGCTCGAGCAGCTCCAGGGCAGGATTCACCGGTTTCGGGACCACTACAACAACCGCCGTCCGCACCAATCCCTGGACCATGCGACACCGCGCACGGCGTGGGATCTGCTGGAACATACACCGGCAACGGAGCCGATTCCTTTATCGGTCCTGGAAGCGAAAGCGTCGCACTACTCACAGGTCCGCGCCCGCCGTCAGGGAGACCTCGATCGGGCGACCCTGACGATCTCCAAGACCGGGGCCATTCTGCCCGACGACAACGCCCAGGATAAGGCCGCGGACCAGTCGCTGGTGGAGATCACCCGCGCGAACCGGCAGGTCTATTACCAAGGCTTCCACGTCTCTTTGCCCATGACCTACGCGGGCCGCCTGTTTTACCGGACCATCACCGACGACTCGTTCCTGCTCACCGATCCAGTCACCGGTGAGATCGTGTTCTCTTTCCCGCTGCCGATGGTTGCCCTGAACGTTCGGGGCCGCTATGTTGCTTCGTATTCCGTTCTAGGCGTTCAGGCGGCGTACTCGACAAAACAGTGGGACCGGAAGCGAGAGCACTACGCGGAGCAATTCGCTCACCGCCAAGAAGAACAGCCCGACGTGATGGCCACGCGATAG
- a CDS encoding ISL3 family transposase, whose product MTNFTSCGDGEWCALADALLGVRGVHITAVAETSTALTIHVETDQTLTGCPDCGVVASGHGRRGIRLNDIPCFGRPVRLIWAKRLWQCRDEHCPTKVFTEQHPLAGRRAILTNRAIRWATDALERYDTPVSALAHQLGVSWRALWKGVEVEARRRIGRPERLTGIDALGVDEHVWTHTGFPGSGMVTGIIDHTRDEHGNVHARPLDLVPGRSGKAYADWLKEQGPTFTNAIKVATLDPFRGYANAIRDELPEAITVVDAFHIVRLGMAMIDDVRRRVQQDTLGHRGRKEDPLFNIRRTLQQGIESLTEKQVTRLEKKLKAGDPNHEVAIAWQCYQKLRCPVSPHREHTIS is encoded by the coding sequence GTGACTAACTTTACTTCCTGCGGGGACGGCGAATGGTGTGCCCTCGCTGATGCTCTTCTTGGCGTACGCGGGGTCCACATCACCGCTGTCGCCGAGACTTCCACCGCCCTGACCATCCATGTTGAAACCGACCAAACACTCACCGGCTGCCCTGACTGCGGCGTTGTTGCCAGCGGCCATGGCCGACGAGGGATCCGCCTGAACGACATCCCGTGCTTCGGCCGGCCCGTGCGGCTGATCTGGGCCAAACGCTTATGGCAATGCCGGGATGAACACTGCCCCACAAAGGTCTTCACCGAACAGCACCCCTTGGCCGGGCGACGGGCGATTTTGACCAACCGTGCCATCCGTTGGGCCACTGACGCGCTGGAACGTTACGACACTCCCGTCTCCGCCCTGGCCCATCAACTCGGAGTCTCCTGGCGAGCGTTGTGGAAAGGCGTCGAGGTCGAAGCGCGCCGCCGGATCGGCCGACCCGAACGCCTTACCGGCATTGATGCGCTCGGTGTGGACGAGCACGTCTGGACCCACACCGGATTCCCCGGTTCGGGCATGGTCACCGGCATCATTGACCACACCCGTGACGAACACGGCAACGTCCATGCACGGCCGCTGGATCTCGTCCCAGGCCGGTCGGGGAAAGCCTATGCGGACTGGCTCAAGGAACAAGGACCGACCTTTACGAACGCCATCAAGGTCGCCACCCTTGACCCGTTCCGCGGCTACGCCAACGCGATCCGGGACGAACTGCCCGAAGCCATCACCGTGGTGGATGCCTTCCACATTGTCCGTCTCGGAATGGCCATGATCGATGACGTTCGCCGCCGAGTGCAGCAAGACACCCTCGGGCACCGCGGACGCAAGGAAGACCCACTCTTCAACATTCGCCGAACCCTGCAGCAAGGCATCGAATCTTTGACGGAGAAACAAGTCACCAGGCTCGAGAAGAAGCTCAAAGCAGGCGACCCCAACCACGAAGTCGCCATTGCCTGGCAGTGCTACCAAAAGCTGCGATGTCCTGTCTCACCACATCGTGAACACACGATCTCATGA
- a CDS encoding transposase — protein sequence MKVLARVKPAKVLAAVNTARAAARTHAGQDSPLHGAIAENPLVIDIDVSLRNSNSEKEDARPTWKNGFAFHQLCSMVDHGILGTGEPLVTLLRPGNAGSNTAADQIQVVKDSIKQLPEGYRARADNHDPHRLRRHVRLPGPAHRHGQQLLLLRRVPDQRRHR from the coding sequence TTGAAGGTCCTGGCAAGGGTCAAGCCTGCGAAAGTGTTGGCTGCGGTCAACACTGCCCGGGCCGCCGCCCGGACCCACGCCGGGCAAGATTCGCCGCTGCACGGTGCCATCGCTGAGAACCCGCTGGTCATCGACATCGATGTGTCTCTGCGGAATTCGAATTCCGAGAAGGAGGACGCCCGTCCAACATGGAAGAACGGCTTCGCCTTCCACCAGTTGTGTTCTATGGTTGACCACGGCATCCTGGGGACCGGCGAGCCGTTGGTGACACTGCTGCGACCCGGCAACGCCGGCTCGAACACCGCCGCCGACCAAATCCAAGTCGTCAAGGACTCCATCAAGCAGCTCCCGGAAGGGTACCGGGCAAGGGCGGATAATCATGATCCGCACCGACTCCGCAGGCACGTACGGCTTCCTGGCCCGGCTCACCGCCACGGACAGCAACTTCTTCTACTGCGTCGGGTTCCCGATCAACGACGCCATCGCTGA
- a CDS encoding putative transposase — protein MTIQTALPVLADLGGVLMGEHAALLENEVGGKVFINGQLAYVWGAGQDGLRRLAASQLVDTGAAQVNEVAAGFGVNTESLRRWRKSLEGAGLLGLAPVKKGPKRPSLLTDEKAAQIRAVRVGGVSLRATAEATGVSTDTVRRAMAMTTATEAATGPSARDGVAPLEAAEQLALPVLPAPVPRDGERAAARAGLLDCAAPVFAPAAHIRHAGLFLALPALETTGLLSCAKEVYGSLPDGFYGLETILIDAVLRALAGETRAEGATRFNPVELGRVLGMDRAPEVKTIRRRISQLAEAGKAEELIAALAKHHLNMSGPDAEDLTAILYVDGHVRAYQGTKKIGKIYSTRLKFPVPATEETWVTDAHGSPVFVVMAEPGASLATELRNLLPELRTAVGDDRRVLVGFDRGGWSPALFQHMAEKGFDVLTWRKGASKNIDEDQFAEVSHTGENAQTRSWSVADTLVDLPLAATKTTGEVFTIRQVSRIVPATGGGTRQIHILTTDRDMSAGEVVYRMGSRWRQENQFRYARMHFDLDSHDSYASTGDDEDRLVPEPAKKKAYQKVVAARNAHAEAAAVADANLLALKTPADGAGEVTLTSAMHNQVMAPVGEAENALVAAEKVHKSIPAKVRLGDLSPGQQVLNTETKLIHHGIRMAAYNTAMSIAREIRTNTGYKRATQEAHALMRQAFNQAGDIDPTKPGYLTISLDPLPTKAKTAAIAQLCEHLNSTQTRYPGTGLILRYKIKSNA, from the coding sequence ATGACCATCCAAACCGCCCTTCCTGTGCTGGCCGATCTCGGCGGAGTTCTCATGGGCGAGCATGCCGCCCTGCTGGAAAATGAGGTGGGCGGCAAGGTCTTCATCAACGGGCAGTTGGCCTATGTGTGGGGTGCCGGCCAGGACGGTCTGCGCCGTTTGGCGGCCTCGCAGCTGGTCGATACCGGTGCCGCCCAGGTGAACGAGGTCGCCGCCGGTTTTGGTGTGAACACGGAGTCGTTGCGGCGCTGGCGCAAATCCCTGGAAGGGGCAGGGCTGCTGGGTTTGGCGCCGGTGAAGAAGGGTCCCAAACGTCCTTCCCTGCTGACCGATGAGAAAGCAGCGCAGATACGTGCTGTTCGTGTCGGCGGGGTCAGCCTGCGGGCGACCGCTGAAGCGACGGGGGTTTCCACTGACACGGTCCGACGTGCCATGGCCATGACCACCGCAACAGAAGCAGCGACAGGTCCATCTGCCCGCGATGGCGTGGCACCCCTTGAAGCAGCTGAACAGCTTGCATTGCCGGTGCTGCCGGCCCCGGTGCCCCGTGATGGGGAGCGGGCAGCGGCACGGGCCGGGCTCCTTGACTGTGCGGCCCCGGTGTTTGCCCCGGCCGCCCACATTCGCCATGCCGGGCTGTTCCTGGCGTTGCCGGCACTGGAAACCACCGGACTGCTCTCCTGCGCGAAGGAGGTGTATGGTTCCTTGCCGGACGGGTTCTACGGACTGGAAACCATCCTGATCGATGCCGTATTGCGGGCGTTGGCCGGGGAGACCCGGGCCGAGGGCGCCACCCGCTTCAACCCTGTGGAACTGGGTCGGGTGCTGGGCATGGACCGAGCCCCGGAGGTAAAGACGATCCGCCGCCGGATCTCCCAACTCGCCGAGGCCGGCAAAGCCGAGGAGCTTATTGCCGCCCTGGCCAAACACCACCTGAACATGAGCGGTCCCGATGCTGAGGATCTGACCGCGATCCTCTATGTTGACGGGCATGTGCGCGCCTACCAGGGCACTAAGAAGATCGGAAAGATCTACTCCACCCGGCTCAAGTTCCCGGTCCCTGCAACCGAGGAAACCTGGGTCACCGACGCCCACGGCTCACCGGTGTTCGTCGTCATGGCCGAACCGGGTGCGTCCCTGGCCACCGAGCTGCGCAACCTCCTGCCAGAACTCCGCACGGCTGTGGGTGATGACCGGCGCGTGCTGGTCGGTTTTGACCGTGGAGGCTGGTCACCGGCGCTCTTTCAACACATGGCAGAAAAGGGTTTTGATGTGCTGACCTGGCGCAAAGGCGCCAGCAAAAACATCGACGAAGACCAGTTCGCCGAGGTATCCCACACCGGCGAGAATGCTCAGACACGGTCCTGGTCTGTTGCTGACACTCTCGTTGACCTGCCCCTGGCCGCCACGAAGACGACCGGGGAAGTGTTCACGATCCGGCAGGTCAGCCGGATCGTTCCAGCGACCGGTGGTGGCACCCGGCAAATCCACATCCTCACCACCGACAGGGACATGAGCGCTGGCGAGGTGGTGTACCGGATGGGTTCACGGTGGCGGCAGGAAAACCAGTTCCGCTATGCCCGCATGCACTTCGACCTCGACTCCCACGACTCCTATGCTTCCACCGGTGACGATGAGGACCGTTTGGTGCCGGAACCGGCAAAGAAGAAGGCCTACCAAAAGGTCGTTGCCGCCAGGAATGCGCATGCAGAGGCCGCCGCCGTGGCGGATGCGAACCTGCTGGCCCTGAAGACCCCGGCCGACGGTGCCGGTGAAGTCACGCTGACCAGTGCCATGCACAACCAGGTCATGGCACCGGTGGGGGAAGCAGAAAATGCCTTGGTCGCTGCCGAGAAAGTGCACAAGAGCATTCCGGCGAAGGTCCGGCTCGGGGACCTGAGCCCCGGACAGCAAGTCCTGAACACCGAGACCAAACTCATCCACCACGGCATCCGCATGGCCGCCTACAACACCGCGATGAGCATCGCGCGGGAAATCCGCACCAACACCGGCTACAAGCGCGCCACCCAGGAAGCCCACGCGCTCATGCGCCAAGCCTTCAACCAGGCCGGTGACATCGACCCCACCAAACCCGGATACCTCACGATCAGCCTCGACCCACTGCCGACCAAGGCAAAAACCGCGGCCATCGCCCAGCTATGCGAACACCTAAACAGCACCCAAACCCGCTACCCAGGCACCGGGCTCATCCTGCGCTACAAAATCAAGAGCAACGCCTAA